One Phragmites australis chromosome 23, lpPhrAust1.1, whole genome shotgun sequence DNA window includes the following coding sequences:
- the LOC133906338 gene encoding rapid alkalinization factor-like, translating into MAKLALAILLLLAVAASASAAASLGAGAGDHLDLGFLSGGGGGRRECRGTVAECLAEEEEEELGSASAEGHRRALYGRRYISYGALRRDTVPCSRRGASYYNCRPGAQANPYHRGCSRITRCRG; encoded by the coding sequence ATGGCTAAGCTCGCCTTGGCCATCCTCCTGCTCCTCGCCGTGGCGGCATCTGCCTCCGCCGCGGCGTccctcggcgccggcgccggggacCACCTGGACTTGGGCTTCCTctctggcggcggcggcggcaggagggaGTGCCGGGGCACCGTGGCCGAGTGCctggccgaggaggaggaggaagagctcgGGTCCGCTTCGGCGGAGGGCCACCGGCGCGCGCTGTACGGGCGCCGGTACATCAGCTACGGCGCACTGCGCCGCGACACCGTCCCCTGCTCCCGGCGCGGCGCCAGCTACTACAACTGCCGCCCCGGCGCGCAGGCCAACCCCTACCACCGCGGCTGCTCCCGCATCACCCGCTGCCGCGGCTGA